In one window of Bemisia tabaci chromosome 4, PGI_BMITA_v3 DNA:
- the LOC109042481 gene encoding N(4)-(Beta-N-acetylglucosaminyl)-L-asparaginase yields the protein MAHVRSPAVSNKPSWFSWRYCITFSILFLLLLFTALLVLPDILGERDKLVVVPTVINTWNFERANDEAWKVIFAGGSALNAVELGCTACELDQCDGTVGYGGSPDENGETTLDAMIMDGATMNIGAVAAMREIKSAISVARHVLDNTQHSLIVGERATEFAERMGFKRETLTTNVSRSMWTKWKADNCQPNFWMNVRPDAEATCGPYSPLPKPDQFYPEIDGASGSSIEFDSQNHDTIGLLAVDMEGNIAAGTSTNGARFKIPGRVGDSPIPGSGAYAENGIGAAAATGNGDVMMRFAPSFLAVELLRQGKTAFEAANEAILRILKFYPRFEGAVIVTSFYGDYSAACAGMKRFPFIVHQVGFNRTLHHVECQP from the exons ATGGCGCATGTACGATCTCCTGCCGTTAGCAATAAACCAAGCTGGTTTAGCTGGCGATATTGCATCACCTTCTCTATTCTGTTTCTACTTTTACTGTTCACTGCTCTCCTTGTTCTTCCTGATATACTTGGCGAAAGGGATAAGCTGGTTGTCGTGCCTACAGTCATCAACACTTGGAATTTTGAACGAGCCAATGATGAAG CATGGAAAGTCATTTTTGCGGGTGGCTCTGCTCTGAATGCTGTTGAGTTAGGCTGCACAGCATGTGAGTTGGATCAGTGTGATGGAACAGTAGGATATGGTGGGAGTCCTGACGAAAATGGTGAAACAACGCTCGATGCCATGATTATGGATGG tgcaaCCATGAATATTGGAGCTGTTGCTGCTATGCGCGAAATCAAAAGTGCCATCTCAGTTGCTCGTCATGTGCTGGACAACACTCAACACTCCCTGATTGTGGGCGAGCGAGCAACCGAATTTGCAGAGAGGATGGGTTTCAAAAGGGAAACTCTAACAACTaatgtttcaagaagcatgTGGACAAAATGGAAAGCAGATAATTGCCAACCCAATTTTTGGATG AATGTTCGACCTGACGCAGAAGCAACTTGCGGTCCGTATTCTCCTCTTCCGAAGCCTGATCAATTTTATCCAGAAATTGATGGAGCCAGCGGCTCTAGTATTGAGTTTGACTCCCAGAACCACGACACTATAGGACTGCTTGCTGTTGATATGGAAGGCAACATTGCAGCTGGCACATCTACAAATGGAGCACGGTTTAAAATTCCAGG GAGGGTAGGAGACTCTCCCATTCCAGGATCTGGAGCGTACGCTGAAAATGGGATTGGAGCAGCTGCAGCAACAGGAAATGGTGATGTCATGATGAGATTTGCACCAAG ctttTTAGCTGTGGAGCTCCTCCGACAAGGAAAAACTGCCTTTGAAGCAGCAAATGAAGCTATTTTACGAATACTTAAATTCTATCCACGCTTTGAAGGTGCAGTTATAGTGACCTCATTCTATGGTGATTACTCTGCTGCATGTGCTGGTATGAAGAGGTTTCCATTTATTGTTCATCAAGTTGGATTCAACAGAACTCTGCATCACGTTGAATGTCAGCCATGA